The Erigeron canadensis isolate Cc75 chromosome 4, C_canadensis_v1, whole genome shotgun sequence genome window below encodes:
- the LOC122597295 gene encoding uncharacterized protein LOC122597295 gives MAESPLIEQLTSKYKLKLKYGGFFRLIKNSSRRKYCFGSQKSIYIDTSLYNLNELIEEVTKHYPFNSGLVFTIQFIDKNANEQSFIDIDSDESFMGMLAMYENEKEVTIYMTTNNNHGTNNLLPSGEGEPIDEPHNEDDSNGCTDNEESYHIPHSSDNEDETVQYQVKTYSLNNKNTTMKVNLKFPNVISFRRALNHHALTNEFEYYIERSEPTRFTARCKQMECRWRIHASIMPDKVTFEVKSLVEPHSCTQSNMGSNKCATQGWIAEVIPDKLRSDGDVSVAELRSWLVKTYNVEPPYMRVARGKEQAYTNMYGKWEDSFMQIDDFKGELLNRNPGSVVDIDFDIKSDQKRFLRFFISLFACSKGFFAGCRPCISLDACHLKGKFNGVLAAATSVDGNNSIFPVAYGVLESENTKSWTWFLELLKKSIGVPDGLAISSDMQKGLGTAITQVYPNVEHRECIRHLYANFKKHFRGDFFASNLWGAARTYCPSEHDKLLKEISDAREAPITYLNQNHKKIWSRSKFGTISKCDYITNNVSEAFNSWIGDLRYQPVLDLLDVIRDKLMVRLYKKRKIAEKWKGTLVPKAKIYINNISKNFGEYEVRRSSDNRAEVNFKGRRWEVVLNERKCTCRVWQVKGLPCIHVSAFIGSIRDTHWDKYVVRCFTIEKFKEAYALEIAPMPGKDQWVNKAFGEKIYPPIIKRPPGRPKKKRIIPASEPKRRQQCARCGQYGHRDKTCKNPPCEGYDPYQPSTRDVERIQPVKKAMGYSGQIHVFCF, from the exons ATGGCTGAATCACCACTAATTGA GCAACTAACATCGAAGTACAAGTTAAAGCTAAAATATGGAGGcttctttcgattaatcaaGAACTCATCTAGGAGGAAATATTGTTTCGGCTCTCAAAAAAGTATCTACATAGACACAAGCTTATACAACTTGAATGAATTAATTGAAGAAGTCACGAAGCATTACCCATTTAACAGCGGTCTAGTTTTTACAATTCAGTTCATTGACAAAAATGCAAATGAGCAATCTTTTATTGACATTGATTCTGATGAGAGCTTCATGGGGATGCTTGCAATGTACGAGAATGAGAAAGAAGTAACCATTTACATGACGACGAATAATAATCATGGTACCAATAATTTACTACCAAG TGGTGAGGGTGAACCTATTGATGAACCACATAATGAAGATGATTCTAATGGTTGTACTGATAACGAAGAAAGTTATCACATACCTCACAGTTCTGATAATGAAGATGAGACAGTGCAGTACCAAGTCAAAACTTATTCACTCAACAACAAAAATACCACAATGAAAGTGAACTTAAAGTTTCCAAACGTGATTAGTTTTAGGAGAGCTTTGAACCATCATGCACTAACAAATGAGTTTGAGTACTATATTGAGAGAAGTGAACCAACACGGTTCACAGCAAGGTGTAAACAAATGGAGTGCAGATGGCGAATTCATGCTTCCATCATGCCTGACAAAGTTACATTTGAA GTTAAGAGTTTGGTAGAACCACACTCTTGTACTCAGAGCAATATGGGCAGTAACAAGTGTGCCACTCAAGGATGGATTGCTGAGGTAATCCCTGACAAACTAAGATCCGATGGAGATGTATCCGTTGCAGAGCTTAGAAGTTGGCTTGTGAAAACTTACAATGTTGAGCCTCCATACATGAGAGTAGCTAGAGGGAAAGAACAAGCTTACACAAACATGTATGGAAAGTGGGAGGACTCTTTTATGCAGATTGATGATTTCAAAGGGGAGCTACTAAATAGGAACCCCGGAAGTGTTGTTGACATTGATTTCGACATCAAAAGTGACCAGAAACGTTTCCTACggttttttatttcattatttgctTGTTCAAAGGGATTTTTTGCCGGTTGTCGTCCCTGTATATCTCTTGATGCTTGTCACCTGAAAGGGAAATTCAATGGTGTACTAGCTGCTGCCACGAGTGTTGACGGTAATAATTCCATATTTCCGGTAGCCTATGGTGTGCTTGAGTCAGAGAATACAAAATCATGGACGTGGTTTCTTGaattactaaaaaaatcaaTTGGAGTGCCAGATGGTCTTGCTATCTCATCGGACATGCAAAAGGGATTAGGCACAGCAATCACGCAAGTTTATCCTAACGTTGAGCACAGAGAATGTATCAGACACTTATATGCTAATTTCAAGAAACACTTTCGTGGTGACTTCTTTGCCTCCAACTTGTGGGGTGCTGCAAGAACCTACTGTCCTAGTGAGCATGATAAACTACTTAAGGAAATTTCTGATGCACGTGAAGCTCCTATAACATATCTGAATCAGAACCACAAGAAGATATGGAGTCGAAGCAAGTTTGGCACGATATCCAAGTGTGATTACATTACTAATAATGTTTCCGAAGCATTTAATTCTTGGATAGGTGACTTGCGTTATCAACCAGTCCTTGATCTCCTTGATGTCATTAGAGACAAGCTTATGGTACGGTTATATAAGAAAAGGAAGATTGCAGAAAAATGGAAAGGCACATTAGTTCCCAAGGctaaaatttatattaacaaTATCTCTAAG AACTTCGGTGAATATGAGGTTCGTAGAAGTAGTGATAATCGAGCTGAAGTGAACTTCAAGGGAAGACGATGGGAGGTCGTGTTAAATGAGCGAAAGTGCACTTGTCGTGTTTGGCAAGTTAAAGGCCTTCCATGTATACATGTATCTGCTTTCATTGGTAGCATAAGGGATACTCACTGGGATAAATATGTTGTTCGATGTTTTACAATTGAGAAATTCAAAGAAGCCTATGCTCTAGAAATTGCTCCTATGCCGGGAAAAGATCAATGGGTGAACAAAGCATTTGGAGAGAAGATATACCCACCAATAATCAAACGTCCACCTGGACGACCAAAAAAAAAGAGGATTATACCAGCTAGTGAGCCTAAAAGAAGACAACAATGTGCACGATGTGGCCAATATGGCCATCGTGATAAGACATGCAAAAATCCGCCCTGCGAAGGATATGATCCATATCAACCATCGACAA GAGATGTGGAAAGAATACAACCGGTCAAGAAAGCAATGGGGTATAGTGGTCaaattcatgttttttgtttttag